The DNA window CTCCCCCCCATCCGCGTCTTACCCTTCCTTTTCTTGTGCGCTACCCTATTGCACGCACCCACATGGGCGCAATCTCAGGCAACCACCGGCGTTATCCGCGGCTTTGTCTGGGATCAGTTCGGCAACCCCATTGGCAACGCCACCATCGCCCTCAAAGAAATCAGCACCAATTACCGGCGCACCCTCACATCATCCGATCTGGGAATATTCACCGCGACCCTGTTGCCTCTGGGTTTTTACGACATCACAGTACAGGCAGCGGGACAGGCAGAAGTGCGTCAAACAGGGGTGCAGGTGCGGGTTGGCGAGACAGTGGAACTCGTCTTCAAAATGGCATTGCAAATGGACGAAGTCCTCATCGAGGCGACGAGACCCGCCGTTGACATCACCCAGAGCGAAACAGCCACGCGCCTGCCCGAAGCAGCCGTGCAGGACCTGCCCAACAACGGGCGCAATTTCCTCAACCTCACACTATTGACCCCGGGCGTGAGCATCGTGCAAGGACCTGATGGCGATGAATTGACCATTGCCGGTCAGCGCGGCATACACAACAACATCTCGGTAGATGGTGCGGATTTCAACAACCCCTTCTTCGGCGAACAACGCGGCGGACAGCGCCCCGCCTTCACTTTTAATTTAAACGCAGTAGCGGAAATGGTGGTCATACCTCAGGGAGCCAATGCCGAATTCGGACGTTCCAGCGGCGGCTTTGTCAATGTCATCACCAAATCGGGCACCAACCAATTCCACGGATCCGTGCATTTTTTTGGCAAACACGACGCCCTATCCAGCACAGCCCGGCACAACGGGATAGAACGCACGCCCAATTTCAAACAGGGGCAATTCGGCTTCACCCTGGGTGGCCCTCTAAAAAAGGACAGGGCATTTTTCTTTGCCGCGTATGACCAGCAGATTTTCAGAGATACCAGACAGAACAATATCGGGCGCGGGGATGCCCGCCTGCGCCACTTTCTGGCCTCCGAATTCAACCTATCCGACGACTACGGCGCCATTGACCGCACCAACGATGCCCGCGCATTTCTTTTCAAAGTCGATTACCACCTGTCGGAGGAACACTCCGCCACCTTCAAATACAATTACACCTGGTCCGAACAAGAGAACGGCACCTTTGATGTGGACTCCTGGGCGCGCAGCGCCAATGCGATTGAAAGAGACTGGTCACACGCCTTTAACGGCAGTCTGGTATCACTTCTATCCACCAGCACGATCAACGAATTCCGCTTCCAAATCGCCCGCGAAGACCGTCCCCGTCCCTACGGTGGACCTCACAATCCCAATACCGGGCGGCCCTTTCCCGAT is part of the Gemmatimonadota bacterium genome and encodes:
- a CDS encoding TonB-dependent receptor, encoding LPPIRVLPFLFLCATLLHAPTWAQSQATTGVIRGFVWDQFGNPIGNATIALKEISTNYRRTLTSSDLGIFTATLLPLGFYDITVQAAGQAEVRQTGVQVRVGETVELVFKMALQMDEVLIEATRPAVDITQSETATRLPEAAVQDLPNNGRNFLNLTLLTPGVSIVQGPDGDELTIAGQRGIHNNISVDGADFNNPFFGEQRGGQRPAFTFNLNAVAEMVVIPQGANAEFGRSSGGFVNVITKSGTNQFHGSVHFFGKHDALSSTARHNGIERTPNFKQGQFGFTLGGPLKKDRAFFFAAYDQQIFRDTRQNNIGRGDARLRHFLASEFNLSDDYGAIDRTNDARAFLFKVDYHLSEEHSATFKYNYTWSEQENGTFDVDSWARSANAIERDWSHAFNGSLVSLLSTSTINEFRFQIAREDRPRPYGGPHNPNTGRPFPDTGMDFVHGYRFGMPFFIPIEYYDSRIQLLNNISISKDNHLIKAGIEWNRVESVQTFIGFANGRYIFNSVDGFLHFVQQGNTYVECSDGSTSTTGTCPDGTEITGPVLIYLQQSGVGGLSVEEAGTQKIPQHELALFVQDSWQPSNKLTLNYGLRWEAQIQPDVITDPDEVFFADFIGKTVTNETGTYTFPANGKIPSAWDMFQPRLGIAYDVHGDNKTLLRGSAGIYYARIPGLNLAGTRSTNGSRGQSIFRSSALTPVLGPPPP